A region from the Variovorax sp. RKNM96 genome encodes:
- a CDS encoding aldehyde dehydrogenase produces the protein MISSELLPICIAGEWRLGGGDVYESLYPATGEPIARLKAASLADVEEAIVRADHAFRTSGWAQRLPHERAAVLHRVAQLIREESESLAQKQRLDNGKPINETRNLVASAAGTFQFFAAALETLEETITPSRGAFVTMSVHEPMGVVAAITPWNSPIASEAQKLAPALAAGNAVVVKPAEVTPLMALELARICEQAGVPKGIVSVLPGKGSVIGDAITKHPLVKRVSFTGGTTTGKHIAHIAADKMMPVSLELGGKSPTMVLDDADLDHAVNGVLYGIFSSSGESCIAGSRLFVARSIYDEFLTRLAEGANALRVGDPASEQTQMGPLITAKHREGIERYVDLGVSEGGRIRTGGVRPHGAGYDNGYFYKPTIIEGLDNSARISQEEIFGPVLVAMPFDDEESLIAQANDSVYALAAGVWSRDFKRAWKLGRAVQAGTVWVNTYKQFSVSTPFGGWRDSGLGREKGREGIFQYMEQKSMYWGTNDQPLPWAN, from the coding sequence ATGATTTCTTCCGAACTTCTCCCGATCTGCATTGCCGGCGAATGGCGCCTGGGCGGCGGCGATGTGTATGAAAGCCTGTACCCGGCCACGGGCGAGCCGATCGCGCGCCTGAAGGCCGCGAGCCTCGCCGACGTCGAGGAGGCCATCGTCCGCGCCGACCACGCCTTTCGCACCAGCGGCTGGGCGCAGCGCCTGCCGCACGAGCGCGCGGCCGTGCTGCATCGCGTCGCGCAGCTGATCCGCGAAGAGAGCGAATCGCTCGCGCAGAAGCAGCGCCTCGACAACGGCAAGCCGATCAACGAAACCCGCAACCTCGTGGCGAGCGCGGCGGGCACTTTCCAGTTCTTCGCCGCCGCGTTGGAGACGCTCGAAGAAACCATCACCCCGTCGCGCGGCGCCTTCGTCACGATGAGCGTGCACGAGCCCATGGGCGTGGTCGCCGCCATCACGCCGTGGAACTCGCCGATCGCGAGCGAAGCGCAGAAGCTCGCGCCCGCGCTCGCAGCCGGCAATGCGGTGGTCGTGAAGCCCGCCGAAGTCACGCCGCTGATGGCGCTGGAACTTGCGCGCATCTGCGAGCAGGCCGGTGTGCCCAAGGGCATCGTGAGCGTGCTGCCGGGCAAGGGCTCGGTCATCGGCGATGCGATCACCAAGCATCCCTTGGTCAAGCGCGTGTCGTTCACCGGCGGCACCACCACCGGCAAGCACATCGCGCACATCGCGGCCGACAAGATGATGCCGGTGTCGCTGGAGCTGGGCGGCAAGTCGCCGACCATGGTGCTCGACGACGCGGACCTCGACCATGCGGTGAACGGCGTGCTGTACGGCATCTTCAGTTCCTCGGGCGAGTCGTGCATTGCGGGCTCGCGGCTTTTTGTTGCGCGCAGCATTTACGACGAGTTCCTCACGCGGCTGGCCGAAGGCGCCAATGCGCTGCGCGTGGGCGACCCCGCCTCGGAGCAGACGCAGATGGGGCCGCTCATCACGGCGAAGCACCGTGAAGGCATCGAGCGCTATGTGGACCTGGGGGTGTCCGAAGGCGGCCGCATCCGCACGGGTGGCGTGCGCCCGCACGGTGCCGGCTACGACAACGGCTACTTCTACAAGCCGACCATCATCGAAGGCCTGGACAACAGCGCACGCATCAGCCAGGAAGAGATCTTCGGCCCGGTGCTCGTCGCGATGCCTTTCGATGACGAGGAATCGCTGATCGCGCAGGCCAACGACAGCGTCTACGCACTGGCCGCGGGCGTGTGGAGCCGCGACTTCAAGCGCGCCTGGAAGCTCGGCCGCGCGGTGCAGGCCGGCACCGTCTGGGTCAACACCTACAAGCAGTTCTCGGTCTCCACGCCGTTCGGCGGTTGGCGCGACAGCGGCCTCGGCCGCGAGAAGGGCCGCGAAGGCATCTTCCAGTACATGGAGCAGAAGAGCATGTACTGGGGCACGAACGATCAACCGCTCCCGTGGGCGAACTGA
- a CDS encoding recombinase-like helix-turn-helix domain-containing protein — protein MQQDRYLQPHQARQRPATTYEDLLGDVIERAFADGIHDLGGLVQRLNDSGLATPGGQPWTEALYRKEMATLASEKV, from the coding sequence ATGCAACAAGACCGCTATCTCCAACCGCACCAGGCGCGCCAGCGCCCCGCGACCACCTACGAAGACCTGCTGGGCGACGTGATCGAGCGCGCCTTTGCCGACGGCATCCACGACCTCGGCGGCCTCGTGCAGCGCCTGAACGACAGCGGCCTCGCCACGCCCGGCGGTCAGCCCTGGACCGAAGCGCTGTACCGCAAAGAGATGGCCACGCTGGCCTCAGAGAAAGTGTGA
- a CDS encoding FAD-dependent monooxygenase: MKTSESTIGIVGAGIGGLVAAIALRRAGHDVVVFEQAKQFARVGADINLTPNAVRALDGLGVGEAARVTAARPSHRISRTYDTGEETSRLEMADSAEERYGAPQLTIHRADLLAALADMFPAERVALGKRAEKIAADAQGVSLSFTDGTSARVGVLLGADGIHSCVRTAMFGAESPRFTGIVAYRAVVPAERVAGVPNLGAFTKWWGPNPQSQIVTFPLNRGKDIFIFATTPQDTWHLESWTAPGSVDELREQYVAYHPEARALLDACDTVLKTALYERDPMPAWAEGRMALLGDAAHPMLPFMAQGAGMAIEDAVVLSRHLEGVAMADAADALKDYEKARIARASQVQLGSRGNNWLREGGNADWVYGYDAWAVPLGAPVAATA, translated from the coding sequence ATGAAGACAAGCGAATCCACCATCGGCATCGTCGGTGCCGGCATCGGCGGCCTGGTGGCTGCCATCGCGCTGCGGCGCGCGGGGCACGACGTGGTCGTGTTCGAGCAGGCCAAGCAGTTCGCCCGCGTCGGCGCAGACATCAACCTCACGCCCAACGCGGTGCGCGCGCTTGATGGCCTGGGCGTCGGCGAAGCGGCTCGAGTGACGGCGGCGCGCCCGTCGCACCGCATCAGCCGCACCTACGACACCGGCGAGGAAACCTCGCGCCTGGAGATGGCCGATTCGGCGGAAGAACGTTACGGCGCACCGCAGCTCACCATCCACCGCGCCGACCTGCTGGCCGCATTGGCCGACATGTTCCCGGCCGAGCGCGTCGCCCTCGGCAAGCGCGCCGAGAAGATCGCTGCGGACGCGCAAGGCGTGAGCCTCTCGTTCACCGATGGCACCAGCGCCCGCGTCGGCGTGCTGCTCGGTGCCGACGGCATCCATTCATGCGTGCGCACCGCGATGTTCGGCGCCGAGAGCCCGCGCTTCACCGGCATCGTCGCCTACCGCGCCGTGGTGCCCGCAGAGCGCGTGGCCGGCGTACCCAACCTCGGCGCCTTCACCAAGTGGTGGGGGCCGAATCCGCAGAGCCAGATCGTCACCTTCCCGCTGAACCGCGGCAAGGACATCTTCATCTTCGCGACCACGCCGCAGGACACCTGGCACCTCGAATCGTGGACCGCGCCCGGCAGCGTCGACGAGCTGCGCGAGCAGTACGTGGCCTACCACCCCGAGGCGCGGGCCTTGCTCGATGCCTGCGACACGGTGCTGAAGACCGCGCTGTACGAGCGCGATCCGATGCCCGCGTGGGCCGAGGGCCGCATGGCGCTGCTCGGCGATGCCGCGCACCCGATGCTGCCTTTCATGGCACAGGGCGCGGGCATGGCGATCGAAGACGCCGTCGTGTTGTCGCGCCATCTCGAAGGTGTGGCGATGGCCGATGCGGCCGATGCGCTCAAGGACTACGAGAAAGCCCGCATAGCGCGCGCCAGCCAGGTGCAGCTCGGCTCGCGCGGCAACAACTGGCTGCGCGAAGGTGGCAATGCGGACTGGGTCTACGGCTATGACGCCTGGGCCGTGCCGCTCGGTGCGCCTGTCGCCGCCACCGCCTGA
- a CDS encoding tripartite tricarboxylate transporter substrate binding protein, with translation MQRRFSLSLLLAAVTAVAMPAYAQSDAQKQLSSDRFTIVSPFPPGGPVDTLARVLSDGLAKRYGQAAVVENLVGAAGNIGIDKVKRAKGDGHTLLVVPAGNLTINPTLSPNFPFDIEKDFVPVTMLAKAPNVLVASPASGIKSAKELVAMAKAKPNTLSYASPGVGSGLHLAGELFKQQAGIDLLHVPYKGTAPALNDVLGGSVPLMFSNLPATMPFIKNGKLVALGVTEATRSAAAPDIPTLAEQGIQGVTVTSWYGLLAPKGTPPAVVEQLAKDAAQMLAQPDVRERLKLQGMTDAAMKPSEFAAHIRDETAVWARIIKARNIVAE, from the coding sequence ATGCAACGACGTTTTTCCCTCTCCCTTTTGCTCGCCGCCGTAACCGCCGTTGCCATGCCGGCGTACGCGCAGAGCGATGCGCAGAAGCAGCTCTCCAGCGACCGCTTCACCATCGTCTCGCCATTCCCGCCCGGTGGCCCGGTCGACACGCTCGCACGCGTGCTGTCCGACGGCCTTGCCAAGCGCTACGGCCAGGCGGCCGTGGTCGAGAACCTCGTGGGCGCAGCCGGCAACATCGGCATCGACAAGGTCAAGCGCGCCAAGGGCGACGGCCACACGCTGCTCGTGGTGCCGGCCGGCAACCTCACGATCAACCCGACCTTGAGCCCGAACTTTCCGTTCGACATCGAGAAGGACTTCGTGCCCGTCACCATGCTCGCCAAGGCGCCCAACGTGCTGGTGGCCTCGCCGGCATCGGGCATCAAGAGCGCGAAGGAACTGGTGGCGATGGCCAAGGCCAAGCCCAACACCCTGTCGTACGCCTCGCCGGGCGTGGGTAGCGGCCTTCACCTGGCGGGCGAACTGTTCAAGCAGCAGGCCGGCATCGACCTGCTGCATGTGCCCTACAAGGGCACGGCGCCCGCGCTCAACGACGTGCTCGGCGGCTCGGTGCCACTGATGTTCAGCAACCTGCCCGCGACCATGCCCTTCATCAAGAACGGCAAGCTCGTCGCGCTGGGCGTGACCGAGGCCACGCGCAGCGCGGCGGCACCCGACATCCCGACGCTGGCGGAGCAGGGCATCCAGGGCGTGACGGTCACCTCGTGGTACGGCCTCCTGGCGCCCAAGGGCACACCGCCCGCCGTGGTCGAGCAGCTCGCGAAAGACGCGGCGCAGATGCTGGCCCAGCCCGATGTGCGCGAGCGCCTGAAGCTGCAAGGCATGACCGATGCAGCGATGAAGCCTTCGGAGTTCGCCGCGCACATCCGCGACGAAACAGCAGTGTGGGCCCGGATCATCAAGGCCCGCAACATCGTGGCCGAGTGA
- a CDS encoding VOC family protein yields MSVLGIDQITYGADDLPTCRQFFEDWGLALKSETADELVFECLNGCKVVVAALDRAGLPPAMEEGPTLREVVWGVESDADLDRYAAAISKDPAFFDGTVDGARRIGCIDPNGLAVRLQVSRKHAVDVDCGAMNTWNAKLRVNQPAPIYDRATPIEVGHVVFFVGDVVSTSAFYADRFGFVSSDSYPNRGAFMRCAAEGGHHDLFLLQIPSGKRGLNHVAFTVRDIHEVFGGGLHFSRRGWETQLGPGRHPVSSAYFWYFKNPAGGLIEYYADEDQLTADWQPREFEPGPTVFAEWAVDGGLDGNTRRQKNAEGPKGAFLTEKK; encoded by the coding sequence ATGAGCGTTCTAGGCATCGACCAGATCACCTACGGGGCAGACGACCTGCCCACCTGCCGCCAGTTCTTCGAGGACTGGGGCCTCGCACTGAAGTCGGAAACCGCCGACGAACTCGTCTTCGAGTGCCTCAACGGCTGCAAGGTTGTCGTCGCGGCGTTGGACAGGGCGGGCCTGCCGCCCGCGATGGAAGAGGGCCCGACGCTGCGCGAGGTGGTTTGGGGCGTGGAGAGCGATGCGGACCTGGATCGATATGCCGCTGCGATCTCGAAAGACCCGGCCTTCTTCGACGGCACCGTCGATGGCGCACGCCGCATTGGCTGCATCGACCCCAACGGCCTTGCCGTGCGCCTGCAGGTCAGCCGCAAGCACGCGGTCGATGTCGACTGCGGTGCGATGAACACATGGAACGCCAAGCTGCGCGTCAACCAGCCCGCGCCGATCTACGACCGTGCAACGCCGATCGAGGTTGGCCACGTGGTGTTCTTCGTGGGCGACGTGGTGAGCACCAGCGCGTTCTACGCAGATCGCTTCGGCTTCGTCTCGTCCGACAGCTACCCGAACCGCGGCGCCTTCATGCGCTGTGCAGCAGAAGGCGGTCACCACGACCTGTTCCTGCTGCAGATTCCCTCGGGCAAGCGCGGGCTCAACCACGTGGCGTTCACCGTGCGCGACATCCACGAGGTGTTCGGCGGTGGCCTGCACTTTTCGCGCCGCGGCTGGGAGACGCAACTCGGCCCGGGCCGGCACCCGGTGTCGTCGGCGTACTTCTGGTACTTCAAGAACCCGGCCGGTGGACTCATCGAGTACTACGCCGACGAAGACCAACTGACGGCCGATTGGCAGCCGCGCGAGTTCGAGCCCGGTCCAACGGTCTTCGCCGAATGGGCGGTGGATGGCGGCCTGGACGGCAACACGCGCCGCCAGAAAAACGCGGAAGGCCCGAAGGGCGCTTTCCTCACCGAGAAGAAATGA